In the genome of Onychostoma macrolepis isolate SWU-2019 chromosome 10, ASM1243209v1, whole genome shotgun sequence, the window TGGCCACTGCAACATTAAATTTGGGACTACTGAATATCACAACCATTTTGCTTTCCTCATGGACTTCTGGACTACATTTGTTGAGATTCGCTGGtgttttgtaattgttttatttgccGCTGCCTTCACAGGAAGTTGGTTCATTTTTGGTTTGCTTTGGTATTCGATTGCAAAAAATAATGGAGACTTAGATGTTCTCCAGAACTCATCTGAATCCCAGCAGCTGAAATGTGTAGATAACATTAACAGTCTCACGACCGCCTTCTTGTACTCTTTAGAGACCCAGACGACTATTGGCTATGGCGGTCGGGCTCTCACGGGTCACTGCCCAGGCACAGTCGCCCTCTTGATCATCCAGTCCCTCATGGGCGCCATCATAAACTGCTTTATGTGTGGACTCATATTGGCAAAGATCTCTCTCCCGAAGAGAAGAGCAAAGACGGTAACCTTCAGCGAAACAGCAGTCATTTGTCTTTGGAAGGGGAATCTGTGCCTCCAGATACGTGTGGCCAACCTACGAAAAACTCTTCTTATTGGCAGCCACATTTATGGAAAGCTTCTCCGAACCACCATCTCTCCAGAGGGGGAAACCATCATACTGGATCAGGTGAATATTGACTTTTTGGTGGATGCTGGAAAGGACAACCTGTTCTTCGTTTGTCCACTTACCCTGTACCATGTGATCGACATATCCAGCCCGTTTTCCGAAATGGCTGCGGATACTCTTCAGCAGCAGGACTTTGAATTGGTGGTCTTCCTGGATGGAACGGCTGAATCCACCAGCTTGTCCTGCCAAGTCCGAACTTCCTACCTTCCACGGGAGATCAAGTGGGGTTACAACTTCCTGCCTGTCATCTCTCGCACCAAAGGTGGGAAATACCGTGTCGACCTGTCCAACTTTTCCAAAACAGAGCCAGCGGTGACCCCGCACTGCGCTTGCTGTTTTCTCAACGAACATAACAAGGAGCTCATTCTCCACCGACACGAGCGTGAAGGCATCGATAATCTGGGATTTGATGTTATTGACTTTCAAGACTCTGTTGATGTAACTGAGAAGAGTGATTAAGAGTTTGCTGCAACTGGTTAAATATGCAGTAAACAGCCTGTGATATGGTGGCATTTTGTACTGTAAAAGTTAGATGCCACATAAAAGaacagagaggaagaggaggactTGCTATATTATGTTCCGTGACAGACAAATTGGCtgtgttccaaaacctagtgagctgtctGTGTTGGCAGACTTTTAAGAAATCATAAGCATTTCTGACACAAAGCCTGATCCAAAAGGTAGCGATTGTAAAAACAAGATGCCTTGTTTTAAACAAACTGTCAAAACAAAAGACAACCAAGATGGTGGATACATTGAGAGTATTTTGCTAATTGTTTTTCGCAATTTAGTCATTTTTCTTTGGCTAAAaatttcagaagaacagcattcaaaatagaaatctctTGTAACATTATGGAAGTCTcttgtcattttcaaaaaaaaaataaaacttgaccggttatttttgtataatatattcatataacttTGCAACATGTAAATGGAAAACTACGCAGTACCATCTGCATGATGCACAGACTTGGTGGCTATACAGTTGACATGGCTCCGCCTACCTGTGGGTGAAAACAAACCCCAATTACCATAGTGACCCATTAGGTTCTAAGGGGAAAATTAAGACAAACGCACATGCACATTTTCAGATGTTTGATTGCACATGCATCTCACTTCCTGTCAATGAATTGCTTTTAATTACAACAGTCTTCTTTTTTACTGTTCAATTTTATTCAGTTGAAAAGTATCAGGATTTTTCTTCTTTCATTTGAACTGTGCGAAACCAGAAGAAAATGTTTCTGAATTATGTATTCATGCCAAATCTAttggatatttttcttttgttcccCCACACTTAATCAAACCTTAAGTGTATAACTCTGAAACCCCCATAGAGCATTTCAAATAGTCACTTATGAGGTTCCTATTGTTAG includes:
- the kcnj1b gene encoding ATP-sensitive inward rectifier potassium channel 1b, coding for MFQFIRKQIHNHLVERKIRRTRLVTKDGHCNIKFGTTEYHNHFAFLMDFWTTFVEIRWCFVIVLFAAAFTGSWFIFGLLWYSIAKNNGDLDVLQNSSESQQLKCVDNINSLTTAFLYSLETQTTIGYGGRALTGHCPGTVALLIIQSLMGAIINCFMCGLILAKISLPKRRAKTVTFSETAVICLWKGNLCLQIRVANLRKTLLIGSHIYGKLLRTTISPEGETIILDQVNIDFLVDAGKDNLFFVCPLTLYHVIDISSPFSEMAADTLQQQDFELVVFLDGTAESTSLSCQVRTSYLPREIKWGYNFLPVISRTKGGKYRVDLSNFSKTEPAVTPHCACCFLNEHNKELILHRHEREGIDNLGFDVIDFQDSVDVTEKSD